A single genomic interval of Brachionichthys hirsutus isolate HB-005 unplaced genomic scaffold, CSIRO-AGI_Bhir_v1 contig_493, whole genome shotgun sequence harbors:
- the LOC137914000 gene encoding trafficking protein particle complex subunit 3, protein MSRQSNRTTDSKKMSSELFTLTYGALVTQLCKDYENDEEVNKQLDKMGYNIGVRLIEDFLSRSNIGRCQDFRETADVIAKVAFKMYLGITPSVTNWSPAGDEFSLILENNPLVDFVELPDKHGMLIYSNLLCGVLRGALEMVQMAVDVRFAQDTLRGDSVTEVRMKFIKRIEENLPAGDE, encoded by the exons ATGTCCAGGCAGTCCAACCGAACAACAGACAGCAAGAAGATG AGCTCTGAGCTGTTCACGCTGACATATGGAGCTCTGGTCACTCAGCTTTGTAAAGACTATGAGAATGACGAAGAGGTCAACAAACAGCTGGACAAGAT GGGCTATAACATTGGCGTGCGTCTTATCGAGGACTTCCTGTCACGCTCCAACATCGGCAGGTGTCAGGATTTCCGAGAAACCGCTGACGTCATTGCTAAG GTGGCATTTAAGATGTACCTGGGGATCACCCCCAGCGTGACCAACTGGAGCCCCGCAGGCGATGAATTCTCCCTCATCCTCGAGAACAACCCACTAGTTGACTTTGTGGAGCTTCCGGATAAGCACGGCATGCTGATCTACTCCAACCTGCTGTGTGGCGTCCTCAGAGGAGCCCTGGAGATG GTCCAGATGGCGGTGGATGTGAGATTTGCTCAGGACACTCTGAGAGGGGACAGCGTGACCGAGGTCCGCATGAAGTTCATCAAGAGGATCGAAGAAAACCTCCCAGCGGGAGACGAGTGA